TTAGGGGCTTGGATTGGTGGTAAATTTACCACAAAAAATGAAAACTTTAGTGTTGCACAAGGGTTTATTACTGCTTCACTAATTTTTGGGATTGGCGCAATGTCTGTAATTGGCGCGTTAGATAGTGGGATACGTGGTGACCACGGAATATTAATCACAAAAGGAATTATCGATGGATTTGTCGCACTCGTGCTAACTACAACGCTTGGATTCGGAGTTGTTTTTTCAGTAATTCCTGTTGTTTTGTACCAAGGAACGATAGCCCTTTTGGCAACCCAAATTACAAAGTGGCTTCCTGAGAGCTTTTTAAATGGATTTATTGTAGAATTAACAGCTGTTGGTGGTTTGTTAATTGTTGCAATTGGATTAAATCTATTGAAGTTAACTCAAATCCGAATAGGAAATCTACTTCCTTCGCTTTTGACGATTATTCTTGTTTACTATATTTATCAATTAATATAGGGTGAAAAAGGTTGTCCATATGGGCAGCTTTTTTATTTATCCATTCTTCTGGTCATCTAGTTGCATGGATGAAGCTAAAATGGATGTAGGGATAAAGCTGTGCTGCAATTTGTTATCTATTGTAATTAATAGATTTGCTAATTGTTTTGCCATGTCTATCACAACAGATAGGCGGGTATTTTGCAAAATAGAAAACTCCATAAACCCGCTGATATTGACTACTCCGGTAAGATGGATGTCACCAATTTGTGGAAGTGTTTTATTTAGAGCAGCTCCAGGCTTTAAAGCGCCACTACCTAATATAATGTTTCCAACGGACGCCGACTTCCCTAAACATGCGTCGACTGCTATTATGTAGGGATTTCGGTGCACGTTATGAATTCGTTTAATAAATGTATCCAAATTGGTTGCATGCACAGGATCGTGAATAGTTCCGTAAATGGTTAGGTGCCTTGGTTTATGATTGGTGAGAAGGGAACCTGTCAACGGACCAAGTGAGTCACCGGTTGATCGGTCCGTACCAATACATACGACAACATATTCTTTTGGAACAGCCGGAAGCCATGAAATTATTTTTTTGCTCATAAGATCCGTAATCAATGAATCTGTGTACATTAAACGCATATTTTCTTGACCATTTTCAATAGTAAATTGTTTTTTAAGATTCATAGCTTATCCTCCACAAACATATTGGTAATAGTATACGACTTTAAAAAGATAACTATACATCGATTTTGGGTTATTTACTATTTAATTGGAGGAAAGCGAATGTGGAGCTCAGGGTTTAAATGGATGTTTTTAATTATTGGGACTACAATTGGAGCGGGGTATGCTTCTGGTCGGGAATTATGGCAATTTTTTGGTCATGAAAGTGGACTTGCTATAGCCTTGTTTGCCTTTTTATTCTCCTTATCATGTACGGTGGTTATGAATGTCAGTTATAAAAAACAATCAAAGGACTATCTGCCGGTATTACAAGTAATTGTCGGTAAAAGGCTTACCAAGATCTACGATGTTATGATTTTTCTGTATTTATTTACGACAACGGTTGTCATGCTGGCTGGAAGCGGGGCAACAGGGCAGGCCTTTTATTTTTCTTATTGGTGGGGGGTTGGATTTATTGCAGTTATTCTTGTACTTCTCTTTATGAAAGGAATTAATGGATTGTTAACGATTAACCAATTTATTTTACCTATTTTACTACTTGGACTTCTTTCCATATTATTGTTATTTACCTTTGATCAAAAACTTGCACTTTTCTCACACTGGCATGAGCAAAGAAATTGGACGGCAGCGTTCCCATTTACGGCATTAAATATCCTTCCATTAATAGCTGTATTAGGAGCCATTGGGAATAAAATTAGGTCGCGAAAAGAGGTGCTGATTGCCGGGATTGGAAGCGGAGTTATCCTTGGGGTTATTTCATATATTTATAATAATAGCTTGATCCAGATAGCCGAAGAAATACTTGTTTACGAGATACCATTATTTGCAATCCTGAAGCATTATTCTTTTGGAATCTTAGTATTTATGTCCGTCCTTTTATGGTTTGCGATCTTTACTACAGCGGCTTCGGGAATTCTGGGAATAATCACACGTATTCAAAGCCGCTTTCATGCACCATTATGGGTGATTGCCCTTATATCTATAATTATCATGCTGCCATTTACGACATTTGGTTTTTCCACTTTAATTAATTATATTTATCCAGTTTATGGCGTTTTGAATTTATATGTTTTGATGCGGTTAATGCTCTATCCAATGTGGAACAAAAATGATAATAAAAATCCCCTATGATCGGTTTGCTTTTCATCAATAAGGGAAATGATGTACTATCTATTTATAAGTACTATTCTCGGTAACTAGTAAACTATGGAGGGCATTACAGTGGACGAAGCTAACAAAAAGATTGATGATTTATGGAATTACATCACCGGACCAGACCTTTGGATTACAATTGGTCAGAGTATTTTTAACATCATTGTTACAATTTTAGTCGCGATGGTCGTTATTAAGATTGGGAAGAAAATCGTTGATAAGTTATTCATTAGCAGACAACGGGGTCCTTTTCGAATTACACAGCGAAGGGAAACAACATTAAAAAAGCTGCTGCATAACGTGCTAACCTATACGGTTTATTTTACAGCATTTATTATGATTTTGGACAGCGGTTTTGGATTGGACATTGGCCCATTACTTGCCGGAGCAGGTGTCGTTGGACTGGCAATTGGTTTTGGGGCACAAAATCTTGTCAGGGATATCATTTCCGGTTTCTTTATCATTTTTGAAGACCAATTTTCAGTTGGCGACTATATTTTCACCTCGGGGGTGGAAGGTACTGTTGAAGAAATCGGTATGCGAACAACAAAAATAATTAGTTGGACTGGCGAACAGCACGTTTTGCCTAATGGAAATGTAACACAAGTAACTAATTATTCCATTCATAACGGACTAGCGGTGGTTGATATTAATATTCCTTATGAGAGTGATATCGCAGCTGCAGAAACTATTATTGAAGAAATGGCCAAGGAATTACCTGACAAATATGAAGAAATTGTTGGAACCCCTGAAGTGATTGGTGTACAAACTTTGGAACTATCCCATTTTGTAATCCGGGTCATTGCAGAAACCCCGCCAGTGTTCCAATGGGCCGGCGCTCGGATTATCCGTAAGGAAGTGAAAGAAAGACTTTATAATAAAGGTATTCAAATTCCATCACCTCGTCTTGTTATGTATACAAGAAATGAAAGCCCAACTGCCATTGAAGCTGAAGGTGAAAAAACAGTTATGAAGCAAAGAGAACAAGAATAGAAGGAAGGTATCATTTAATGGCTGATAAAGAATTTGATTTACATGATGTTGTTCAAATGAAGAAGCCGCACCCATGCGGAGAGAACCGCTGGAAAATAATTCGTATGGGGATGGATATTCGGATTAAATGCCAAGGCTGTGATCACAGTGTTCTGATTCCGCGAAGAGAGTTCAGCAAAAAGTTGAAAAAGGTTCTTGAGAAGGAGGAACAATAAGATCAACTTAATCAAAAAAAGATTAAAAAATAGATAAAAATCTTTAATTTCCTTTTATAATACCCCTTTACAATGGATTAAAATTATAAAATAAATAATACACGGAATAATTAGCAAAAATACAGTGGACTATTCATGTATTTTTGCTTTTTCATTGCTTGTCAAATCTTATCCTTGTATTATAATTGGGAAGACTAGTACGTTCATATGAATGATATCCTTAAGGAGTGAAAGTTTTATGGCTTTAACAGCAGGAATTGTCGGGCTTCCAAACGTGGGTAAGTCAACATTATTTAATGCGATTACCCAGGCAGGAGCTGAATCGGCAAACTATCCGTTTTGTACGATTGATCCGAACGTAGGGATTGTAGAGGTTCCGGATCATCGTTTGAATAAATTAACTGAATTAGTAAAACCAAAAAAGACGATACCAACAGCTTTTGAATTTACCGACATAGCTGGTATTGTCAAAGGTGCAAGTAAGGGTGAGGGATTAGGTAACCAGTTTTTATCCCACATCCGCCAAGTTGATGCAATCTGCCATGTAGTTCGTTGCTTTGCTGACGAAAATGTAACACATGTTTCTGGAAAAATCGATCCTGTCGATGATATTGAAATTATTAATCTAGAACTAATTTTAGCAGATTTGGAAACAGTCACTAAGCGCTTCCAGCGTGTTGAAAAGCTTGCACGTCAAAAAGACAAAGCGGCATTAGCGGAGTTTGAAGTACTGACAAAACTTAAAGATGGATTAGAAGACGAAAAATCAGCGCGTTCTCTTGACTTTACAGAAGAGCAGTGGAAAGTGGTTAAACAATTACACTTGCTGACAAGTAAACCTATTCTTTATGTGGCCAATGTATCTGAGGACGAAATTGCTGCAGAAGATAACGAATATGTTAAAAAAGTAAGGGATTATGCAACCACTGAAAATGCAGAAGTAATTGTGATATGCGCTAAAATTGAATCTGAAATTGCTGAGCTTGATCAAGAAGAGAAGGTAATGTTCTTGGAAGAGCTTGGAATTAATGAATCCGGACTAGATCAATTGATTAAGGCAACTTATCAACTGCTTGGTCTTGCAACGTATTTTACAGCAGGGGAGCAAGAAGTTCGGGCGTGGACGTTTCAAAAGGGAATTAAAGCACCGCAGGCAGCAGGTATTATTCACACTGACTTTGAACGCGGGTTTATTCGTGCAGAAACTGTTTCCTATGATGACTTGATTGAGGCAGGTGCCATGGCACAAGCAAAAGAAAAAGGAAATGTTCGATTAGAAGGTAAAGAATATATTGTTAAGGATGGCGATGTCATCCACTTCCGTTTTAACGTATAAAGGATCCCTCGAAGGCTTGTATTTTCAATAGTGTTTTGGTATAATACACTATTGTGAGTAATTAACTATAAATTGCTCCTTGCTCTCATGGTAAATGAGGGCCGCTAAGACCAAAAGGAGGTGTAACGAATGACTAAATACGAAATCATGTATATCATTCGCCCAGACATGGAAGAGGATGCTCAAACAGCACTAATGGAGCGTTTCCACAAAATTCTAACTGATAATGGCGCGGAGATTGCAAAAGTTGATGAAAAAGGCAAAAAACGCCTTGCATATGAAATCAATGATTATCGTGATGGATATTATGTTATTGTGAATTTCTCAAGTGATGAAGCTGCAATCAATGAGTTTGATCGTTTAGCGAAATTCTCAGATGATATTATCCGACATATGGCAATTCGAGAAGAAGATCAATAATAAGGGGTGGTTCTGATGTTAAATCGTGTCGTACTTGTTGGCAGATTAACGAAGGATCCTGATTTACGTTATACACCAAACGGAGTGGCAGTAGCCAATTTCACATTAGCTGTTAATCGACCTTTTTCCAATCAACAGGGAAATCGTGAAGCGGATTTTATCAACTGTGTTGTATGGCGCAGACCTGCAGAAAACCTTGCTAACTATATGAAAAAAGGCAGCTTGGTCGGTGTTGATGGACGTATCCAAACACGTAATTTTGAAGGACAAGACGGTAAAATGGTTTACATGACTGAGGTTGTCGCTGATAGCGTACAATTTTTGGAAACAAAAGGTACCACACAAGGTGGGGGCCAGGGTTCATCCAGCTATCAACAAAATCAGTATCGTAATCAGAATCAAAGCCAAAATCAAAACCAAAACCAATCAAATCAAAACCAAAACGAAGAGGATCCGTTTAAAAACAACGGTCAACCTATCGATATATCAGACGATGATTTACCATTCTAAATTGAAAAGGAGGGGTATTAATGGCAGCTCGTCGCGGACGCGCAAAGCGTCGTAAAGTGTGCTATTTCACAGCGAATGGAATTACACACATCGATTATAAAGATGTTGATTTGCTAAGACGTTTTATTTCTGAGCGAGGAAAAATTCTTCCTCGTCGTGTAACTGGAACATCTGCTAAATATCAACGAAAACTTACTAAAGCGATTAAACGTGCTCGTACAATGGCATTATTGCCTTTCGTAACAGAGTAAAGAGAAGCCTTTCTTCCAGGTATGGGAGAAAGGTTTTTTATTTGGGCTTCCCGTAAGTTTACTTAAAATGGAGGAATTTTAATGAGTGAAAGTAATGTTGTGCAAGAAATAAAGAAACAGGCTACCTTTCATGCACCAATTGAGAAAGTGTGGAAAGCAGTTGCAACATCAGATGGTATTGCCGAATGGTTTATGCCAAATGATTTTAAATCGGTTGAAGGCCATCAGTTTTTTATTAAGTCACAGTTTGAAACATCAAAATGTGAGGTGTTAACGATAAATGAACCAAAAGAACTTTCTTTTACATGGGGAGAGTTTGGCTGGATTGTCACCTTTTATTTAGAGGAAAAAGAAGGAAAGACGGAATTTACTATGGTTCACTCCGGCTGGGGAATTCCAGATGAAACTATACCAGGCACATCTAGAACATACCAAACAACTAGAAACATTATGGATAACGGGTGGGCTAGGCTTGTGGATGTCAGTTTGAGGAAAGTAGTTGAGAGAAAGTGACTACCGCCCCAAAGTATGATGTTTATCAAGCAGTAGCGGATCCTACACGGAGACAAATGCTTGAATTGCTGGTCAGAGGAGACCTATCTATTAAGGATGTTAGCCAGAATTTTGCAGTAAGTCGTACGGCCGTGGTAAGTGGTAAAACATTTAAATGTTTTGGCGGAGGCAAAATTAGTAAGCGGGCCGTAAAGCAGGGCGAGAGAAACTGTACACCATTCAGCCGGGACAGCTTATAGAGTTAAAGCAATGGCTGTCATTTTTTGATCAATACTGGGATAACAAGATCTCCCTGTTAAAGCATTATGTGGAGAATGATAGGGAATGATAAGATCCTTAGTCAGGGATCTTTTCCTCTAGTAGTCTACCTTTTTCGATTTGGATAATCCGGTTGCCAACCCGTGACGCTTCAGAGTAATCATGCGTTACCATAATAACTGGTATGCTCCATGTACTGTGAAGTCGGATTAATTCATTCTGGCATTCTGTACGTGTTTTTTCGTCCAATGAGGAAAAAGGTTCATCAAGTAATAATGCATCCGGCTTCATCGCCAAGGCACGAACAAGTGCAACACGCTGTTTTTCCCCGCCTGATATTTGCCTAGGGTAGCTGTTTACCAATGATCTTATTCCAACAACATCAATTAGTTGCTCAACTAATGAGGGGTCCCTCATTCCGTATTGAATATTTTTTTCAATGGTCATATGTGGAAATAGGGCGTAATCCTGAAATACATATCCGATATTTCGTTTTTGTACAGGCAACGGTTTTGCATCACGTTTAAAAAGGTTCTTTCCATTTAAACATATTGTTCCCAAATCAGGTTGGGAGAGTCCGGCGATGCAGTTTAACAAAGTTGTTTTTCCTGAACCGGATGGGCCAAATAATACAACAATTTCATTCTCTATAGTAAAATGCATCTCAATTGAAAAGTTCTTCAGCTTTTTTGTTATATCCACTTTAAGCATCAATGTAACCCCCTTTACTTATCACTGGTGAATTTTAATATGTTCCGACCACTCCACCAATTCAGCCATAGAATTGCACTAAATCCAATGATGAGCATGCTGACCACCCAAAATACTGCTTTATCTGTGTTGCCCGATTCTACTGCGAAATAGATGGCAAGAGGTATAGTATCCGTTTTGTTGGGTATGTAGCCTGCAATCATAAGTGTTGCGCCAAATTCACCAAGCGCCCGCGCAAACGTTAATACGAGTCCAGCCAGGAGTCCCGGCCAAGCAAGCGGGAAGGAAATAGTCCAGAACACCCGCCATTTGGATGCCCCCATGGTGTATGCAGCATTTTCAATATTTGGCTCAAAAGTTTGGAAAGCAGCTGATGCACTTTGATACATCAAGGGAAATGCAACGACTGTCGCAGCAATCACAGCACCGATCCAGGTAAAAACAACTTGAAAATCAAAAACTTCTAATAATAAGCCGCCTATTGGTCCGTTTTTTCCAAACAAATATAATAGCCCAAATCCAACAACAGTTGGCGGTAATACGAGTGGAAGCATCAAAATGGATTCAATTATCCGCTTTCCGGGAAATTGATTTCTGGCTAGGATTCTAGCAAAGAGTATTCCGAAAATCAACACAATGCATGTGGCAATGCCTGCAATTTTCAACGATAGAATAAGTGGTGTATAGTTCATGATTGTGCACCTCCATACACATCAATTAATAGGAAAACCCATAATTTTTTAAAATGGTTTGTGCAGAATCGGACTGAATAAACGAAAGAAACTCTTTTGCCAGTTCTGGCTGCTCGCTCTCAGACAATACCGCCGCTGGATAAACAATCGGTGTATACAGTTCTTTGTCAATTTCCGTTAGAACTTTTACCCCTTCAGCACGATGAAGGTCACTTCCATACACAAAACCGATTTCCGCATTTCCTGTTTCAATATAGGTAAGAACCTGGCTTACATCCTTTGCAAAAACAAAGGAATCCTTTAGTTCATCCCACAGACCGAGATTGGTTAAGGCGTCTTTTGCATAACTGCCAGCTGGAACGCTTTTGGGATTACCAATTGCAATTTGGTCAAAACTTTCTTTTGACAATTCATTTAAACCACGCACTATTCCGGGTGATTTCTTTTGTGTGATCAAGACGAGATTATTTTTTGTAAAGTTTATTCGAGTGCTGGATAATAGTAAGTTATCACTTGCTAATACATCCATCCAATGCTGGTCAGCAGATAAAAAGACATCAACGGGTGCCCCTTGCTGAATTTGCTGAGCCAATTTCCCGGACCCGCTCATATTAAGGGTGATGGTAACATTCGGATTATTCGCTTCAAATTTCTCACTTATTTCGTTAAGTGCACCGGATAAACTTGCTGCAGCTGAAATAAACAGTTCCTTATTCGATGGATCAGTTGATTCTGTGCTATCGCAGGCAACTAACGTCGATAACAGCATACATAACATGAATAGTCGTTTCACCATAACCACCTCATTAAGTACGTTTCTTTCGTCTTGGATAAACGGTTACTATTTTTAGTAATATACATATAGAATAAATAAAGAAAAGCCACATCATGCTATCATCAACGGTAAATAATAGGGCAATAACTGCATATAGCAAAAAAGGAATTGTGGTCGTATAAGCTCCCATTTTCCAAAGCAACTGGAAACGTAATTTACGCTTAAGAATCTTAGCAATCCAGGTAAAAATATATGCGATCCCAGACAATACCACAAAAACAATTATCGTTAATGGAAGATAGTAGAACATAAAGAAATAAATAAGTTGAAAGAACACTGCCATATCAGCCCCAGGGCCACTTGTTCCGGTTAATCGGTCTAATAGTGCTGGAATAGCAACAATGGCCATAATAATAAACATATAAATGACCGTTATGTCCATTCCAATACGGTTTAATTGGAATACTGCACGCTTGCTTGGAAGTTTTAAGCTATCTAAAAAAGCATTGAAAAATATCATTTTTGCTCATCCTTAACAGAGAATTCACTTGCTTGTACTTTAAAGAAACTAAATCTTTATCGGTATAAAGTAAAAAAACCTAAGGCTTTCGCTATTAGTTCTTGGCGACAAGCCAAGATTTTCTAAAAGATCAGAAAGTATAAACCAAAATATGTCTAGCTCCAGCGCCCAGAAGCTGCCGTCATAAGCAATGGACACTACGAACGCTAAACCCACGCGTTCTATGGTCCCTTGCTTATGCGTCTGCTTCTAAACGGGCGCTTGCGCTTTTCTTATACCATTATAGTAAAAATCTGCAATAAAGTCGCTTGTTTGCCGTGAATAATTGATGACACTTCAAGCAATAAGATAAAATTCGACAAATATTGCCCGGGAAATAATCACCAATCAATAAAACGGTCAACAAATAGAAGAGAAATCGTGTTATCATATTATAATGAGATTAAAAGAAAACAAGGAAATGATTATCAGTAATGAGGTGCAGTAATAAATGAATCGATCAAAAATACTAACGGACGGGGCACTCCTAACAGCCATATACATTGTCTTATTATTGATATCTGTATTTGTTCCGTTAATAGAAATAATTGCTACATTTTTATTACCCATACCATTTGTTGTGTTTGCGTATCGATACGATTGGAAGCCCTCGCTAATTATGCTGGCCGCTTCCGTTTTGTTATCTTCACTTTTTGCAACAATATTTTCGATACCAGGTACACTCCTTATGGGTCTGGGTGGAATAATGATTGGCAGTGGTATGCATAAGAAATTGACACCGTATGAAACATGGGCACGTGGAACATTTGGTTTTATT
This Virgibacillus phasianinus DNA region includes the following protein-coding sequences:
- a CDS encoding DUF554 domain-containing protein, encoding MALYGTLINGACIIVGSLLGLFFSKIPERYKETVMHGIGLAVILIGLQMAFSTETIIVVLLSLLTGAIIGEFVHVEEGLNRLGAWIGGKFTTKNENFSVAQGFITASLIFGIGAMSVIGALDSGIRGDHGILITKGIIDGFVALVLTTTLGFGVVFSVIPVVLYQGTIALLATQITKWLPESFLNGFIVELTAVGGLLIVAIGLNLLKLTQIRIGNLLPSLLTIILVYYIYQLI
- the yyaC gene encoding spore protease YyaC → MNLKKQFTIENGQENMRLMYTDSLITDLMSKKIISWLPAVPKEYVVVCIGTDRSTGDSLGPLTGSLLTNHKPRHLTIYGTIHDPVHATNLDTFIKRIHNVHRNPYIIAVDACLGKSASVGNIILGSGALKPGAALNKTLPQIGDIHLTGVVNISGFMEFSILQNTRLSVVIDMAKQLANLLITIDNKLQHSFIPTSILASSMQLDDQKNG
- a CDS encoding YkvI family membrane protein, producing the protein MWSSGFKWMFLIIGTTIGAGYASGRELWQFFGHESGLAIALFAFLFSLSCTVVMNVSYKKQSKDYLPVLQVIVGKRLTKIYDVMIFLYLFTTTVVMLAGSGATGQAFYFSYWWGVGFIAVILVLLFMKGINGLLTINQFILPILLLGLLSILLLFTFDQKLALFSHWHEQRNWTAAFPFTALNILPLIAVLGAIGNKIRSRKEVLIAGIGSGVILGVISYIYNNSLIQIAEEILVYEIPLFAILKHYSFGILVFMSVLLWFAIFTTAASGILGIITRIQSRFHAPLWVIALISIIIMLPFTTFGFSTLINYIYPVYGVLNLYVLMRLMLYPMWNKNDNKNPL
- a CDS encoding mechanosensitive ion channel family protein yields the protein MDEANKKIDDLWNYITGPDLWITIGQSIFNIIVTILVAMVVIKIGKKIVDKLFISRQRGPFRITQRRETTLKKLLHNVLTYTVYFTAFIMILDSGFGLDIGPLLAGAGVVGLAIGFGAQNLVRDIISGFFIIFEDQFSVGDYIFTSGVEGTVEEIGMRTTKIISWTGEQHVLPNGNVTQVTNYSIHNGLAVVDINIPYESDIAAAETIIEEMAKELPDKYEEIVGTPEVIGVQTLELSHFVIRVIAETPPVFQWAGARIIRKEVKERLYNKGIQIPSPRLVMYTRNESPTAIEAEGEKTVMKQREQE
- a CDS encoding DUF951 domain-containing protein, with protein sequence MADKEFDLHDVVQMKKPHPCGENRWKIIRMGMDIRIKCQGCDHSVLIPRREFSKKLKKVLEKEEQ
- the ychF gene encoding redox-regulated ATPase YchF, with the protein product MALTAGIVGLPNVGKSTLFNAITQAGAESANYPFCTIDPNVGIVEVPDHRLNKLTELVKPKKTIPTAFEFTDIAGIVKGASKGEGLGNQFLSHIRQVDAICHVVRCFADENVTHVSGKIDPVDDIEIINLELILADLETVTKRFQRVEKLARQKDKAALAEFEVLTKLKDGLEDEKSARSLDFTEEQWKVVKQLHLLTSKPILYVANVSEDEIAAEDNEYVKKVRDYATTENAEVIVICAKIESEIAELDQEEKVMFLEELGINESGLDQLIKATYQLLGLATYFTAGEQEVRAWTFQKGIKAPQAAGIIHTDFERGFIRAETVSYDDLIEAGAMAQAKEKGNVRLEGKEYIVKDGDVIHFRFNV
- the rpsF gene encoding 30S ribosomal protein S6 — its product is MTKYEIMYIIRPDMEEDAQTALMERFHKILTDNGAEIAKVDEKGKKRLAYEINDYRDGYYVIVNFSSDEAAINEFDRLAKFSDDIIRHMAIREEDQ
- the ssb gene encoding single-stranded DNA-binding protein; translation: MLNRVVLVGRLTKDPDLRYTPNGVAVANFTLAVNRPFSNQQGNREADFINCVVWRRPAENLANYMKKGSLVGVDGRIQTRNFEGQDGKMVYMTEVVADSVQFLETKGTTQGGGQGSSSYQQNQYRNQNQSQNQNQNQSNQNQNEEDPFKNNGQPIDISDDDLPF
- the rpsR gene encoding 30S ribosomal protein S18, whose translation is MAARRGRAKRRKVCYFTANGITHIDYKDVDLLRRFISERGKILPRRVTGTSAKYQRKLTKAIKRARTMALLPFVTE
- a CDS encoding SRPBCC family protein, whose translation is MSESNVVQEIKKQATFHAPIEKVWKAVATSDGIAEWFMPNDFKSVEGHQFFIKSQFETSKCEVLTINEPKELSFTWGEFGWIVTFYLEEKEGKTEFTMVHSGWGIPDETIPGTSRTYQTTRNIMDNGWARLVDVSLRKVVERK
- a CDS encoding ATP-binding cassette domain-containing protein: MLKVDITKKLKNFSIEMHFTIENEIVVLFGPSGSGKTTLLNCIAGLSQPDLGTICLNGKNLFKRDAKPLPVQKRNIGYVFQDYALFPHMTIEKNIQYGMRDPSLVEQLIDVVGIRSLVNSYPRQISGGEKQRVALVRALAMKPDALLLDEPFSSLDEKTRTECQNELIRLHSTWSIPVIMVTHDYSEASRVGNRIIQIEKGRLLEEKIPD
- the modB gene encoding molybdate ABC transporter permease subunit, whose amino-acid sequence is MNYTPLILSLKIAGIATCIVLIFGILFARILARNQFPGKRIIESILMLPLVLPPTVVGFGLLYLFGKNGPIGGLLLEVFDFQVVFTWIGAVIAATVVAFPLMYQSASAAFQTFEPNIENAAYTMGASKWRVFWTISFPLAWPGLLAGLVLTFARALGEFGATLMIAGYIPNKTDTIPLAIYFAVESGNTDKAVFWVVSMLIIGFSAILWLNWWSGRNILKFTSDK
- the modA gene encoding molybdate ABC transporter substrate-binding protein, translated to MVKRLFMLCMLLSTLVACDSTESTDPSNKELFISAAASLSGALNEISEKFEANNPNVTITLNMSGSGKLAQQIQQGAPVDVFLSADQHWMDVLASDNLLLSSTRINFTKNNLVLITQKKSPGIVRGLNELSKESFDQIAIGNPKSVPAGSYAKDALTNLGLWDELKDSFVFAKDVSQVLTYIETGNAEIGFVYGSDLHRAEGVKVLTEIDKELYTPIVYPAAVLSESEQPELAKEFLSFIQSDSAQTILKNYGFSY
- a CDS encoding DUF1189 family protein, encoding MIFFNAFLDSLKLPSKRAVFQLNRIGMDITVIYMFIIMAIVAIPALLDRLTGTSGPGADMAVFFQLIYFFMFYYLPLTIIVFVVLSGIAYIFTWIAKILKRKLRFQLLWKMGAYTTTIPFLLYAVIALLFTVDDSMMWLFFIYSICILLKIVTVYPRRKKRT